The DNA sequence GTGTTCACATAAAGTTATATTGACGAATGGCTCAATCCTAATCCATCCGGATAACTGGAATTGACAGGACAAAAACACGCATAGACAAAACAAGGTACTATGTCACCAGAAGCTTAAGCCTTGCATTTCCGGATAGCCAAGACATGACAGATCTCTCAGCCTCCCAGTTTTTCTCTTCCTTATTACTTGAAAAGGAAATCTGTACACGAAAAGGCACAATAAGttgcagaaataaaaaaaatacttcaTGACTTGAGAATGAAATTTAAAATGCCAAATCATAATTCAGCAAGTAGGAAATGCAGCATAATTCAGCAAGTATTGAAAATGCAAAAACATAATTCAGCAAGTATTGGTTCGCGATACAAATATGCAGCAAAGCAACAGTTCAAGTCAAATAGTTTTCCAAGCTATGATATCtgattatttttttcttctttgcaCTCATAAGCCATGACATGAATGCATCTGGCTGATAAGAACCCCTACATTATTGTCTCATGGCATACGAGTTTGAAGTTTAGGATAAACCATCAGTGAGCAAAAGGCAGAAAAGTAAACTGAACAATGAGATGACAATATTAGGATGATGAGAATTTGCTAGCCAGCATGGCATGGCTTGAAGGTTTTATGGGCATCAGCCCCTGTGAGCATACATGTGGCAAGATGGCAGAAGCAGCGCAGATGGAGCCTAATTTAACTATTAGGGGAAGAAAATCATAAGTAGATGAGATCTTTGTTAAGAAAGGTTCTATTAGCTGGTAAGATTCTCTTTGTCacaaaaataaatgttatttaattGGCCAAGGTATAACTACAGAAGTGTTCGAGTTATAACTACAAAAGCAAGAAATAAACATGAGTCTTTCTCCGCCCCCGCTCTTGTGGGGCTCTTGAACGTCATTCGCGCCACTGTGTTATTTGGGTCCAGGGACGCCTCGAACTGATCTAAGGGTCTTTACCCCAAGTCCCAATGAACCCCATTTAGTATCATGTTATTGTGCCACAATTCAGCACAATTCATGGCCCACCTCACTAGATATCTGAATTATCCATCCCAAATTCCAAGCTACATGCTAACGGTGTCAGGTCAGCGTCACCTGCAGCTGAAAATATGAGTATTTAACATGAGACTGACGTGATAGGACCACCAGTGTATCTGTCCTCCCATCCTTAGCTATCCTCTCTCCTCTCTGACAACTGCAGCTCTATGCCATGGAGATCACTAACCTCCACCACCCCTCATTTCTATGTCCAGGACTCAGCTCCTGGTTCTTCCTCACTATCCTCAGTTCCACTGAAGAATGCacagaaaggaggaatgaggcACTGCAGCAGCGCATACAAGTTCAGGCATCATACACACTACATGGGAACAGGAATGCCTCAAGTAGTCTTAAGTTTCTTTACTCCAACCATGCCCATTACATTTGGTTCTATGGCCTTGTGCCATAATTTCTGACAtggaaacaaaaaagaaaaggcTCTAGAAAGCTAAACAGATATATAGAGGATCTTGTTTGGATGATTTGCACAAACAAAACACAGATGATTTAGTGCCCCATGCATAGTGCCACGAGAATATATAGTATTGCAACATATCATACAAAACATCAACGGCTATCTGCAGACATGTATAATGTGCAACAGCAGAAGGAAACTCGAACGGAAAAAGCATACTCTATGCGACAGGAGGGGGGAGGGAggtagggagagagagagagggagagggacagagggagggagagggagccgCAATAACCTAATTCCTAAATAACACATCATATAAAAAATAATGGCTACTCTTAGCAAAATGCGCAATGGTAGAAAGAAGGAAAATCTAATAAAATGACTGCAAACATGAGGAGTACAGCTTTCCAACCCTGTAAACTCCCCCAAGAACATTTGGTGTAAGGATACCATATTACTATTTATGCAGCTACATGTAATTGAGATTTGAGAAGACTACAAATAATATCATCATATGTGAAAAGGCATAGCTTTGATTCCTAATCAAGTACATGCACTTGGTTCCTACAAACAAGAAACAGATTGATATTTTAACAAGGCAAAGTTACATGAAGGTTGCTCAAGGCTTTGGAGGCATAGAATATTATAAAAATCTCATGGAATAATCCCGTAGTGATATTTATGTTTATGCTCAGAGCTCATTGAAATATTAAGATCTGACAAAAGATAATGTATACTGTTTTTAAAGAGCATTTAATTTCAGCACCTCTCTGTATATCTCTTAGCTCTCTGGAAAAGATTGCCAAAAAAAGGATTCAAACATGTCACTCTCATTGTTAAGTTAATTGATCGCTTTCCAAGAAAGTTAGGAGCTTATTCAATGCATGGTTTAATTTGCACACATGAAGGAAAGTTTAAATAAATTGTAGAGAGCACCAAGTGTTTTGCTTGTTCGCTTACGTATGCCAAAAGTACCCAGAAACTTCAAAACTTTGTGAACTTGCTCGTTAACCACATCACATTTGACTTCAATTTCCTTCAGGTGTTTCAATATAGTAGCTGGTCTCTCCATTTGATTGTACCTGCCTATCATTTCCACTTTATGTTGAGGTCCCTGTGATAAACCACAATAATTCATCAGTGTCAACCAATAACATATAACTAGTTCAACAAAGCATTAGTTACATAAAATGTATATACCTTAGTAAAAAGATGAAGGTTGAGCCTCTCCAGAACCGGTGAATGCTTGAGAATGAGATTTAGCCCATAGAAGTCAGGATCCTTGCACCACCATTCATTCAGCAAAAGAGTCCTCAAGTTGTTAAAAGTTGGGCACCACTCCAAATCCCTGTGGAAAACAACCTGGACAAAATGCAGACAGAAAAACAAAATCGACTATTATTCAGTGTGAAAACAGACACGGCTTTAGTTTTTATGAATATCTAGAACTTGATATAAATACCACTGCAGAAATAAAATCAGTCAGACCAATCAGACAACATAAGAATGGGAAAATAATAATCTGACAACATAACAATTGGTAAAATAATAATCagacaaaaaaaagaaataataataatCGAACAACATAATAAAGGTGTTAACGGACAAAGTGTAAGCATACCCCATTGTAGTCACACATCAATGTCAAATTCTGAGCTTCCGACAATCCTTGCAGAAGAAAACATTTGTTCTTATAGTCTGATTTGTCAGGTGTGACATCATTAACATCATCAGCACAAGAGAAACAATCCACATTTTCACAATCCAAATTATGATCTCTGGCAAATGCCTCTTTTAATGATGGCATGCTACCCAAAACTGGAACCGAGGCGAAATGGCCATCTAGCCTAAGTGAAACAAGGTTTGGGGTACAAATAAGAGTGTGCGATCCCATATAACTAAAAAAGCAATTGCTGACGCTCAGGCACTTCAGCGATTTTGACGAGATCTGGGGGGCCTGATAAATGTAAGACTCAGCAATCTCTAGATGTTCCAGGTTCGGACAGTAGGAGAAGTTGCAGCGACTACTTAACACCACACTGATGAGTGCTAGCGTTTTCAAGTGCTGAGTGACAGGCCTGTCTAACTGAAACGCGAAAAACGAGTCATGGATTTCGAGCCTGAGCCTCCGAACTTCACGCTGCTCTACAACATGTCGGATCCAAAGATTCAGATTGATCCCCTCGTCAATCGACCAGCTGTTCACATACCGGGACCGTAACCTGAGCTCGCATGTGTGGAGACAGGAGTCGCGCTTGCGGAGGAGAAGCAGATGGTGGACGAAGTGTAGGAGACTGTCCACGGACGGCGGTGCATCCCCATGGCTGCTGAACCCGATGCGCAGGCCAGTGGCGGACTTCCAGAGATGCTGCCAGCGCCGGGCGAGCACGCATGTCCGCACGGCGTCCTCCGCGGGCAGGAACGAGAGGACGTGATGGAGGGTGTCGTCCGGGAGCGCGCTGATACGATCGACGCCAGcatccggcgccgccgccgccgctgccgccgcaccGTCCGCCTTTCCCTTTTTCCTCGTAGGCATTTCCTGCCAACAAACGCGGGGATCCCTGCGGGCTGCGGCGCAAGAAAATGGTGAGAAGGAGCCCAAGTGTTAAGAGACGGGGACGAAGGCAGGAAGAAGCAGGAGCGGACCTGCTGAAGGTCGCCGGTGCGGTCGCGCCGGCGCTCGCAGTGGCAGCACAGGAGTCGCCGCCACCACTCTGAAGGGCGTTGGAGAGTCGAGTCGTGCGGATCAGCAGCACTTGCCCATTTGCATGCTCTCTCAGCCTGCCGGCccatttatttattaatggGCCATTTGCGCTTCCCGATGATCACCGGATTAGGcctttttagatctaaaaagtttttaattttgacaCGGTAACACttccgtttttatttaacaaacattatgTAATTATGAAATAACTAaagttaaaagattcgtctcacgatttacatataaattatataattagtttttgtttttatctacatttaatattctatatatgtgctgcaaaattcgacgtgatgagaaatcttaaaaaaaatcgttttttgttgaactaaacaaagcataAGGACCCGTTCGGTCCATCACAGCAAAAGCACTAGAAATTTCACAGGAATGCAACGCATCCCCATTTTTAAGCTTTTGTTTAGTTTAGGCTTAAAAACTTTTCGTCCTATCACATTGAATATTTAAACACacgtatgaaatattaaatatagataaaaaaataactaattatacaatttgcatgtattttatgagacgaatcttttaaaactaattaatccatgattgaacactaaTTACTATAGTTACAAAATGCTATGGTATTAAAAAAAATTTTCTTCTTGCGAACTAAAATAGGTCTAAGTCCGTTTGAAAGTGAGGACTAGAAAAAAGAGGAACGGTAAAAATATAGAAAATCTTAGGAGGAGTTTATAGCGAGTAGAATGCATGTGTCATCCAGGTTCTTAAACTCCTAACATGCACATTAAAATTCTTAAACTTGGCACACGGTACGTCACAGGTCCAAATGAGTAACATGATGGTTTACGGTGGCACCAGCAACTTGGCAGAGTGTGTCATTTAGATCTCTAAACTTTTAAAATACACATATGCATACATGAACTAGGCCCCATGCTATGTTCGAGGTCCGGTATTCATATATTATCTTAGCGTTAATATGGATATTTGTATTCATATTCGTATTTGATTTTAATCTAGATATTAAATAGATGTATCTGTATACGATTTCTATAATTTTTCTCTATCTGATTCCACATTTCTATTATAAGAATGTGAAATGGCCGACATTATTGTATCCGCGAATAACCCAAAAAGTGCCATGTAAATCATCTAAAAACTTAATTATATCTATGGCTAATTAGTAATGTAAATAATATCAAACTTTAATATAACAAAAAATATGCATAATTGAAACTATTTAAAACTTCTCACTATGACTAAAAACATTATAATATTATTACTAACGATATATAAAGGTTAGTTTTAATATGGCTAACCATATTAATTTGTGTACTTTAATTATTAATATACTGGtgaaattattttatatattttaaaCTATTTATTGATAAATATTACTTATAGTTTATTGATTTTGATTTATTTGGTTATTGAAATGATTATTATATATGCTATTTTTGATACATTTTAAACTAAGTATGTGGATGTGTATTTTGAAAGTTTATAGATCTATGTCACACTCTGCTAAGTTTAGGGTTTGGTCTCGTATCGTTGGTACCAGCGTggactgccacatcagcaaccaagtCTAGTGGATCTGTTTGGACCTTTGACGTACCATGTGTCAGGTTTAAGGACCTAGATGGGTATTTTTAGGAGTTTGGGGACCTAGATAATACCCTTTTTTGTCAAGTGTTCAGAGGCTGTTGGTGCATTTTACTCGAGTTTCTTCTCCTTTAATGTTGTGACACagcaacatatttattgaattGGCAAGGTGCATAGGAGAAGAGAGTTTCATCGGAATAAAACCCGTCCTTCATAGTTGCCAACACGAACCAAACTCAATGAAACTTAGTTACAACGATTCCTTTCAGCCGAATCTGCCAGTCATTCAGTAGTATTTttgtctcacaacaaatcagtatCGAACAGtggatatcatatcatatcatatcatatcatatcatatcatatcatatcatatcatatcatatcatatcatatcatatcatatactcttataaagttAAATCCTACTAGATGAATTATCTTTTCATGCAAGATATctacatcattccccactaagtgacccactaaatattctacctcttcatgcaaggtgttcatatcattctccactaagtcTATGTCATTCCATAtcaattataaaaaataatcatatcatctatatcatgtgagatactttaaatctttaatctattaacatacaaaTCATGTACATACACAATTTGTTTTATCACCAATTTCTATATAATGTAACAAAAATTAGTTTTtcttctattagcttagcaatttttttattaaatctaatacaataaaatac is a window from the Sorghum bicolor cultivar BTx623 chromosome 5, Sorghum_bicolor_NCBIv3, whole genome shotgun sequence genome containing:
- the LOC8058618 gene encoding F-box/FBD/LRR-repeat protein At5g22660 codes for the protein MPTRKKGKADGAAAAAAAAPDAGVDRISALPDDTLHHVLSFLPAEDAVRTCVLARRWQHLWKSATGLRIGFSSHGDAPPSVDSLLHFVHHLLLLRKRDSCLHTCELRLRSRYVNSWSIDEGINLNLWIRHVVEQREVRRLRLEIHDSFFAFQLDRPVTQHLKTLALISVVLSSRCNFSYCPNLEHLEIAESYIYQAPQISSKSLKCLSVSNCFFSYMGSHTLICTPNLVSLRLDGHFASVPVLGSMPSLKEAFARDHNLDCENVDCFSCADDVNDVTPDKSDYKNKCFLLQGLSEAQNLTLMCDYNGVVFHRDLEWCPTFNNLRTLLLNEWWCKDPDFYGLNLILKHSPVLERLNLHLFTKGPQHKVEMIGRYNQMERPATILKHLKEIEVKCDVVNEQVHKVLKFLGTFGIHFLFK